One window of the Bombus affinis isolate iyBomAffi1 chromosome 10, iyBomAffi1.2, whole genome shotgun sequence genome contains the following:
- the LOC126921098 gene encoding P protein-like, which yields MSQEDTSEDEIGLRTPSFLRKGSRCSRGTPVTPSSITSSIILGQIPEEVLRVWSQLPEAIRLDPSLAVFQREYDRVHQTIEGRSLDEAKKDCLVVNMSLGTQSALPHKMKSRKDDEDGNNDVTITQGTNETKQKLYRYIKLILLCCCWLIFTLILIIKSERIEALHQISIPSGQIKSYKMFGQVPSKHINLMIEGSLLPPIKMKPVEYRNVSDRYLMVWLELLVGQANNTNQVLLGSEEIKNISDVWILPILPEKLIDVFPGQRQQKIFNLENIDKSTLECGEILIKLKTNLESSFAVSISYDLSSMNKDDGIAYAAAVLFGLYILIIFEVVHRTLAAMLASTMSIAILATINERPTMNELMSWIDVDTLLLLFSMMILVGIVAETGVFDWLAVYAYKITAGKLWPLVGTLCFFTTFISSFLDNVTTVMLMTPVTIRLCEVMEINPVPILTSMVVYSNIGGAMTPIGDPPNVIITSNRDVINNGIDFSTFTMHMSIGVILVILVVFAQLRFIFRDIAVLKFAEPQDVQELRHEIAIWQRAAASLSSYSKDENLVRETLLKKVQRLLSQLKKKLIIGSVTLETYKTTLEELQEKYPIRDKWLLVKSGFTLIFVITLFFLHSIPNLHLSLGWTALLGVLLLLILADSEDLDGLMARVEWSTLLFFASLFILMEALSRLGLIAWIGKQTEKIILSVNEESRLAVAILLLLWVSAFASAFVDNVPLSTMMIRVVTTLAQNNELKLPLQPLVWALAFGACMGGNGTLIGATANVVCVGVAEQHGYKFSFIQFFKVGFPIMLTSAMTITMYLMIAHVIFNWNG from the exons ATGTCTCAAGAAGATACAAGCGAAGATGAGATAGGATTGCGGACACCGTCGTTCCTCAGGAAAGGATCTCGATGCAGTCGTGGTACGCCAG TAACTCCATCGTCTATTACGAGTTCGATAATACTCGGCCAAATCCCAGAAGAGGTACTCCGTGTTTGGAGTCAACTACCAGAAGCGATACGTTTAGATCCTAGTTTGGCAGTTTTTCAAAGGGAATATGATCGTGTTCATCAAACTATAGAAGGAAG ATCTTTGGATGAAGCGAAGAAAGACTGTCTGGTAGTAAATATGTCTCTTGGGACACAGTCTGCATTGCCACATAA AATGAAAAGTAGAAAAGACGATGAAGATGGAAATAACGATGTTACAATTACACAAGGGACCAACGAAACGAAACAAAAGCTTTATCGTTATATCAAGTTAATCTTATTATGTTGCTGTTGGCTAATATTCACT CTAATACTGATAATTAAGAGCGAAAGGATCGAAGCGTTGCACCAAATTTCAATACCTAGTGGACAAATAAAAA GCTACAAAATGTTTGGTCAAGTTCCTAGTAAGCATATCAATTTAATGATAGAAGGGTCATTacttccaccaataaaaatgaAACCGGTAGAATACAGAAATGTATCTGATAGATATTTAATGGTATGGTTAGAACTACTCGTCGGTCAGGCAAATAATACCAATCAAGTTTTATTAGGATCTGAAGAGATTAAg AATATAAGCGATGTATGGATTTTACCAATACTTCCGGAGAAATTGATAGATGTATTTCCTGGACAGAGGCagcaaaaaatttttaatttagaaaatatcGACAAAAG taCTCTAGAATGCGGTgagatattaattaaattgaaaacaaATCTAGAATCCAGTTTTGCCGTCTCTATTAGTTACGATTTATCGTCAATGAACAAAGATGATGGAATAGCGTATGCTGCGGCAGTCTTATTTggattatatatacttataataTTCGAG GTTGTACATAGAACTTTAGCAGCCATGTTAGCTTCGACTATGTCTATCGCGATATTAGCAACCATAAACGAG AGACCAACTATGAATGAATTAATGTCTTGGATAGATGTGGAtacattattgttattattctcAATGATGATACTTGTCGGCATAGTCGCTGAGACAGGTGTATTCGACTGGTTAGCAGTCTATGCTTACAAG ATAACTGCAGGAAAGCTGTGGCCACTCGTAGGTACACTATGTTTCTTTACAACGTTCATTTCATCGTTCCTCGATAATGTTACGACAGTGATGTTAATGACACCGGTAACCATTAGATTATGCGAAGTAATGGAAATAAATCCAGTGCCAATATTGACATCGATGGTGGTTTATTCTAATATCGGGGGTGCTATGACACCGATAGGCGATCCACCCAACGTAATTATTACATCGAATCGCGATGTTATTAACAAC ggTATCGATTTTAGTACATTCACAATGCACATGAGCATTGGTGTTATATTGGTAATACTTGTAGTTTTTGCTCAGCTGCGATTCATCTTCCGAGACATAGCTGTTCTTAAATTCGCCGAACCACAAGATGTACAG GAATTAAGGCATGAAATTGCCATTTGGCAAAGAGCTGCGGCAAGTTTGTCGAGTTACAGTAAAGACGAAAATTTAGTGAGGGAGACTTTGCTGAAAAAGGTTCAACGATTGCTCTCGCAGTTAAAAAAGAAGCTAATTATAGGCAGTGTCACCCttgaaacatacaaaaccacgCTCGAAGAACTTCAGGAAAAA TATCCTATTCGAGACAAGTGGTTACTAGTGAAATCTGGATTTACGTTGATCTTTGTGATCACATTATTTTTTCTGCACAGTATTCCAAATCTGCACTTGTCACTAGGCTGGACCGCTTTATTAGGCGTCCTTTTGTTATTAATATTAGCTGACAGCGAAGATTTGGATGGTCTCATGGCGCGCGTAGAATGGAGCACTTTGTTATTTTTTGCATCGTTATTTATTCTTATGGAG GCATTATCGCGTCTGGGCCTAATTGCTTGGATAGGAAAACAAACAGAAAAAATAATCCTATCTGTAAATGAAGAGTCACGATTAGCGGTAGCTATATTGCTACTGCTTTGGGTGTCAGCGTTCGCAAGTGCATTCGTGGACAACGTGCCTCTGTCAACGATGATGATAAGAGTCGTTACTACTTTGGCTCAAAATAACGAACTGAAACTGCCACTGCAGCCCCTGGTATGGGCTTTAGCTTTCGGCGCTTGTATGGGAG GAAATGGAACTTTGATTGGAGCTACTGCTAATGTAGTTTGCGTAGGAGTTGCGGAACAACATGGATACAAATTCTCTTTTATCCAATTTTTCAA GGTAGGCTTTCCAATTATGCTGACGAGTGCTATGACAATAACCATGTACTTAATGATCGCTCACGTCATTTTCAATTGGAACGGATAA